A genomic window from Salvia miltiorrhiza cultivar Shanhuang (shh) chromosome 5, IMPLAD_Smil_shh, whole genome shotgun sequence includes:
- the LOC130984950 gene encoding uncharacterized protein LOC130984950 produces the protein MVNHDVLLGQNNGAALGHNQPVVLNRNHNIVIAQNHGLEMGQAHEQDARLGQGHDSQGDDHEYDEQENGLSMEEKPDHDIQDVHLHGGSSELDMSDHNELAVSENQELDENMELAVIQHEDMGMDSMHDMDLHQSLVVTPAHILQQRTLAISPSYELHVGQEFADVKACRRALRDTAIALHFEMQTIKSDKTRFTARCASEECPWRIHAAKLPGVPTFTIRTINDSHTCGGISHLGHQQASVQWVANSVEQRLRENPNCKPKEILEEIHRVHGITLSYKQAWRGKERIMAAMRGSFEEGYRLLPQYCEQVKRTNPGSIASVYGNSTDNCFQRLFISFQASIYGFLNACRPLLGLDRTFLKSKYLGTLLLATGFDGDGGLFPLAFGVVDEENDDNWMWFLSELHNLLEVNTENMPRLTILSDRQKGIVDGVESNFPTAFHGFCMRHLSEGFRKEFNNTLLVNLLWDAAHALTVIEFEAKILEIEEVSQDAAYWIRRIPPRLWATAYFEGTRFGHLTANIVEALNTWILEASGLPIIQMMECIRRQLMTWFNERRETSMQWTSILVPSAERRVAEALERARTYQVLRANEAEFEVISHEGTNIVDIRNRCCLCRGWQLYGLPCAHAVAALLSCRQNVHRFTESCFTVATYRKTYSQTIHPIPDKTLWMEFSEGDPTGSKSVEMIINPPKSLRPPGRPRKKRVRAEDRGRVKRVVHCSRCNQTGHFRTTCAAPI, from the coding sequence ATGGTGAACCACGACGTTCTCCTGGGACAAAATAACGGTGCAGCTCTTGGTCATAACCAGCCGGTGGTGCTAAACCGCAATCACAACATAGTTATTGCTCAAAACCATGGGTTGGAGATGGGACAGGCTCACGAACAAGACGCGAGGTTGGGACAGGGTCATGACAGTCAGGGTGATGATCATGAATATGATGAGCAAGAGAATGGTTTGTCGATGGAGGAGAAGCCTGATCACGATATCCAAGATGTGCATCTACATGGAGGTAGCAGTGAGTTAGATATGTCTGATCATAATGAATTGGCTGTCTCTGAGAACCAAGAACTTGACGAGAATATGGAGTTAGCAGTGATCCAGCATGAGGACATGGGCATGGACTCTATGCACGATATGGATCTTCACCAGTCTCTAGTAGTTACTCCCGCTCATATTCTGCAGCAGAGAACCCTTGCTATAAGCCCTAGCTACGAGCTTCATGTGGGGCAAGAGTTCGCTGATGTCAAAGCTTGTCGAAGGGCTTTGAGGGACACAGCTATTGCCCTGCATTTTGAGATGCAGACCATAAAGTCGGATAAAACTCGTTTTACTGCCAGATGTGCCAGCGAGGAATGTCCATGGCGCATTCATGCTGCAAAGCTTCCTGGTGTACCCACTTTCACAATCAGGACCATCAATGATAGTCATACATGTGGTGGAATTTCCCATCTGGGGCATCAGCAGGCCTCGGTTCAGTGGGTTGCCAATTCCGTGGAGCAACGTCTAAGAGAGAACCCGAATTGCAAGCCAAAAGAGATCTTGGAAGAAATCCATAGAGTCCACGGTATCACTCTATCTTACAAGCAAGCCTGGCGCGGAAAGGAAAGGATTATGGCTGCTATGCGTGGATCCTTTGAAGAAGGATATCGTCTCCTCCCGCAGTACTGTGAGCAAGTGAAACGGACTAACCCAGGAAGTATTGCATCTGTTTATGGAAATTCTACCGACAACTGCTTCCAGCGCCTCTTCATCTCATTTCAGGCATCCATATATGGTTTCCTAAATGCTTGCCGTCCACTTCTTGGGCTTGACCGAACATTTCTAAAGAGTAAATACCTGGGTACATTGCTTCTGGCTACTGGTTTTGATGGGGATGGTGGCCTTTTCCCGTTGGCTTTTGGTGTTGTTGATGAGGAGAACGATGATAACTGGATGTGGTTTCTCTCTGAGCTCCATAACCTTCTCGAGGTGAATACTGAGAACATGCCAAGGCTTACGATATTGTCAGATAGGCAAAAAGGCATCGTTGACGGAGTAGAATCCAATTTCCCCACTGCTTTCCATGGGTTTTGCATGCGCCATTTGAGTGAAGGCTTCCGGAAAGAGTTTAACAATACACTGCTTGTTAACCTTTTGTGGGATGCTGCCCATGCTCTTACAGTTATTGAGTTTGAAGCAAAAATTCTAGAGATTGAGGAGGTTTCGCAAGATGCAGCATACTGGATTCGCCGGATTCCCCCTCGATTATGGGCTACAGCTTATTTTGAGGGAACAAGGTTTGGACATTTGACAGCTAATATAGTGGAAGCTCTAAATACTTGGATCTTGGAAGCCTCTGGTCTTCCTATAATCCAGATGATGGAATGCATCCGAAGGCAGCTAATGACCTGGTTTAATGAACGTCGAGAGACTAGTATGCAGTGGACATCCATCCTTGTGCCGAGTGCAGAGAGGCGAGTTGCGGAGGCACTTGAGCGTGCACGCACTTATCAGGTTCTTCGCGCTAACGAAGCTGAATTTGAGGTGATATCTCACGAGGGAACAAACATTGTTGACATCAGAAACCGCTGTTGTCTCTGTCGGGGATGGCAACTGTATGGTCTACCCTGTGCGCACGCTGTCGCTGCACTACTCTCTTGCAGACAGAATGTCCACCGATTCACCGAGAGCTGTTTCACTGTTGCTACCTATCGGAAGACGTACTCACAAACCATACATCCTATTCCAGATAAAACACTGTGGATGGAGTTTTCTGAAGGAGACCCGACTGGCAGTAAATCTGTAGAAATGATTATTAATCCACCTAAATCACTCCGCCCTCCTGGGCGACCGAGGAAGAAGCGTGTTAGAGCAGAAGATCGTGGCCGTGTGAAGAGAGTTGTACATTGTAGCCGCTGCAATCAGACGGGCCACTTTAGGACGACGTGTGCAGCGCCAATATGA